A window of the Sphingobium sp. CAP-1 genome harbors these coding sequences:
- the dxs gene encoding 1-deoxy-D-xylulose-5-phosphate synthase: MSSPATPLLDTVHVPDDLRKLAPDQLRQLADELRAETIAAVGVTGGHLGSGLGVVELTTAIHYVFDTPNDKLVWDVGHQCYPHKILTGRRDRIRTLRTGGGLSGFTKRAESEYDPFGAAHSSTSISAALGFAVANKMQDQPGKGIAVIGDGAMSAGMAYEAMNNAREAGNRLIVILNDNDMSIAPPVGGLSAYLARLVSSREFLGLRDLAKRLVRKLPRPLHNAARKTDEFARGMAMGGTLFEELGFYYVGPVDGHNLDQLIPVLENVRDAAEGPCLIHVVTQKGKGYAPAEAAADKYHGVQKFDIITGAQAKAPPGPPSYTNVFAQALIAEAQRDPTVCAITAAMPSGTGLDKFEAAFPDRTFDVGIAEQHAVTFAAGLAAQGMRPFCAIYSTFLQRAYDQVVHDVAIQNLPVRFAIDRAGLVGADGSTHAGSFDITYLASLPNFVVMAAADEAELVHMVHTCAMHDSGPIAVRYPRGNGTGVAMPEIPEQLEIGKGRIVREGRQVAILSLGTRLEEAMKAAEALEAKGLSTTVADLRFAKPLDEAMIRRLLTTHEVAVTIEEGSIGGLGAHVLTLASDLGLIDNGLKLRTMRLPDIFQDQDKPEKQYADARLDADAIVDTVLTALRHNSVGAEARA; this comes from the coding sequence ATGTCCAGTCCCGCCACGCCGTTGCTCGATACCGTTCATGTCCCCGACGACCTGCGCAAACTCGCGCCCGACCAGTTGCGTCAACTGGCCGATGAACTGCGCGCCGAAACCATTGCGGCGGTGGGTGTAACCGGCGGCCATCTGGGGTCGGGACTGGGCGTGGTCGAACTGACTACCGCGATCCATTATGTGTTCGACACGCCCAATGACAAGCTGGTCTGGGACGTGGGCCATCAATGCTATCCGCACAAGATCCTGACCGGCCGGCGCGACCGCATCCGCACGCTGCGGACGGGCGGCGGCCTGTCCGGCTTCACCAAGCGCGCCGAATCCGAATATGATCCGTTCGGCGCGGCGCACAGTTCCACCTCGATCAGCGCCGCTCTGGGCTTCGCCGTCGCCAACAAGATGCAGGACCAGCCGGGCAAGGGCATCGCCGTGATCGGCGACGGCGCCATGTCGGCGGGTATGGCCTATGAGGCGATGAACAATGCGCGCGAGGCCGGCAACCGGCTGATCGTGATCCTGAACGACAATGACATGTCGATCGCACCGCCCGTGGGTGGCCTGTCCGCCTATCTCGCCCGGCTGGTGTCGAGCCGCGAGTTTCTCGGCCTGCGCGACCTGGCCAAGCGGCTGGTGCGCAAGCTGCCCCGCCCGCTCCACAATGCGGCGCGCAAGACCGACGAGTTCGCGCGCGGCATGGCGATGGGCGGCACGTTGTTCGAGGAACTGGGCTTCTATTATGTCGGCCCGGTCGACGGCCATAATCTGGACCAGTTGATCCCGGTGCTGGAAAATGTCCGCGACGCGGCCGAAGGGCCGTGCCTGATCCATGTCGTGACGCAGAAAGGCAAGGGCTATGCCCCGGCCGAAGCGGCGGCTGACAAATATCATGGCGTGCAGAAATTCGACATCATCACCGGCGCGCAGGCCAAGGCGCCTCCGGGACCGCCCAGCTATACCAATGTCTTTGCGCAGGCGCTGATCGCCGAGGCGCAGCGCGACCCCACTGTATGCGCCATCACCGCCGCCATGCCGTCGGGCACCGGCCTCGACAAGTTCGAGGCGGCCTTCCCCGACCGCACGTTCGACGTGGGCATTGCCGAACAACATGCCGTGACCTTCGCAGCCGGCCTCGCGGCACAGGGGATGCGCCCCTTCTGCGCCATCTACTCGACCTTCCTGCAACGCGCCTATGATCAGGTGGTGCATGATGTGGCGATCCAGAATCTACCCGTCCGCTTCGCGATCGACCGCGCAGGGCTGGTCGGCGCGGACGGATCGACCCATGCCGGCAGCTTCGACATCACCTATCTGGCCAGCCTGCCCAATTTCGTGGTGATGGCCGCCGCCGACGAGGCGGAACTGGTGCATATGGTCCACACCTGCGCCATGCATGACAGCGGGCCGATCGCGGTGCGCTATCCGCGCGGCAACGGCACCGGCGTCGCCATGCCGGAAATCCCGGAGCAACTGGAAATCGGCAAGGGCCGGATCGTGCGCGAAGGGCGACAGGTCGCCATCCTCTCGCTCGGCACCCGGCTGGAGGAAGCGATGAAGGCAGCCGAGGCGCTGGAGGCCAAGGGTCTGTCCACCACCGTCGCCGACCTGCGCTTCGCCAAGCCGCTGGACGAAGCGATGATCCGCCGGCTGCTGACCACCCACGAAGTCGCCGTGACGATCGAGGAAGGATCGATCGGCGGGCTGGGCGCGCATGTGCTGACGCTGGCGAGCGACCTTGGCCTGATCGACAATGGCCTCAAACTGCGCACCATGCGCCTGCCCGATATTTTCCAGGATCAGGACAAGCCGGAAAAACAATATGCCGACGCCCGGCTGGATGCGGACGCGATTGTCGACACGGTATTGACCGCGCTGCGCCACAATAGCGTCGGCGCGGAAGCGCGCGCCTGA
- a CDS encoding DUF423 domain-containing protein produces the protein MIAILACLSAALAIGAGAFGAHGVADAKAAEWLRTGGLYQLIHAVSALAVMGVARGAAAVMLVGAAIFALSLYAMALGGPRWLGAITPIGGTLMIGAWLWAAWSFSRA, from the coding sequence ATGATCGCGATACTGGCCTGCCTGTCGGCGGCGCTGGCCATTGGCGCCGGCGCGTTCGGGGCGCATGGCGTGGCCGATGCCAAGGCGGCCGAATGGCTGCGCACCGGCGGACTTTATCAGTTGATCCACGCGGTGAGCGCGCTGGCGGTGATGGGTGTGGCGCGCGGCGCGGCGGCGGTGATGCTGGTCGGTGCGGCGATCTTCGCCCTCTCCCTCTACGCCATGGCGCTGGGCGGTCCGCGCTGGCTGGGCGCGATCACGCCGATCGGCGGCACGCTGATGATCGGGGCGTGGCTGTGGGCGGCGTGGAGCTTCAGCCGCGCCTGA
- the pnuC gene encoding nicotinamide riboside transporter PnuC has product MNMVEWVAAGLGLINIILVARRSLWNYPFGIAMVALYFFVFVEAKLYSDALLQIFFLVINLYGWWAWLHARKVADGGIAVERLGAAARLLWLAGIAVAALAWGAMMARFTDAAAPFADATIAGMSVAAQILQSQRKYESWVLWIAVDALATGLFWSRGLIATSILYAIFFAIALWGLVRWRRTMAQAAA; this is encoded by the coding sequence ATGAACATGGTCGAATGGGTCGCGGCCGGGCTGGGCCTGATCAACATCATTTTGGTGGCACGCCGGTCGCTGTGGAACTACCCGTTCGGCATCGCGATGGTCGCGCTCTATTTCTTCGTCTTTGTCGAGGCGAAACTCTATAGCGACGCGCTGCTCCAGATATTCTTCCTTGTCATCAACCTCTATGGCTGGTGGGCCTGGCTCCATGCGCGGAAAGTCGCGGATGGCGGCATCGCGGTCGAACGGCTGGGCGCGGCCGCGCGTCTGTTGTGGCTGGCGGGCATAGCGGTCGCGGCGCTGGCATGGGGCGCGATGATGGCGCGCTTTACCGACGCCGCCGCGCCCTTCGCCGACGCAACCATCGCGGGCATGAGCGTCGCCGCGCAAATCCTGCAATCGCAGCGCAAATATGAAAGCTGGGTCTTGTGGATCGCGGTCGATGCGCTGGCGACCGGGCTGTTCTGGAGCCGGGGACTGATCGCCACATCGATCCTTTATGCTATCTTCTTTGCCATTGCGCTGTGGGGGCTGGTCCGCTGGCGGCGAACGATGGCACAGGCGGCGGCATGA
- a CDS encoding ArsR/SmtB family transcription factor, with product MSSAEPAALFAAQIYAAQIYAALGDATRLGLVGRLSDGGERSIVQLGEGLPISRQAVAKHLEVLHGAGLVHRRKSGREVHYALRRDAIEAAQDWLSAVSAQWDGTLARLKALIEDGGG from the coding sequence ATGTCGAGCGCTGAACCGGCGGCGCTGTTCGCCGCCCAGATTTACGCGGCCCAAATTTACGCGGCGTTGGGCGATGCGACGCGGCTGGGACTGGTCGGACGCCTGTCTGACGGCGGCGAGCGATCGATCGTGCAACTGGGCGAAGGGCTGCCGATCAGCCGGCAGGCGGTGGCCAAGCATCTGGAGGTGCTGCACGGTGCGGGACTGGTGCATCGCCGCAAGAGCGGGCGCGAGGTCCATTATGCGCTGCGGCGCGACGCGATCGAGGCGGCGCAAGATTGGCTGAGCGCGGTGAGCGCGCAATGGGATGGCACGCTCGCCCGGCTCAAGGCGCTGATCGAGGACGGGGGCGGCTAA
- a CDS encoding polysaccharide pyruvyl transferase family protein, producing MTNAIVRHVEEHGFVPLSWAAGIGGSDYLNLGDALSPAMLSMLTGLPIQHEAMASDKLRMASVGSIGQNYKRGEVWFWGTGSSHYANGVGGEKTLYSRPANTDVHICSTRGPFSRKVLNDGAPVAPDSAFGDPVWILPDYYPGPVEKKWDLGVLIHLVDLADRDTEAHPKDYARYVVPDEFAGSVKLLNTVTPRTVDGLKRRLDDILSCRRLVSTSLHGMVFAESYGIPCLYFGVRGPNKGLATIDLNVEDDKQIDTRFTDLYLGMGKPRLPIYVQNRKLPTDWADVMRAVDKGWEPVSFDPRPMIDACPLPVNPISAPDGGTIFDHPLIRNMPLLGGERTAL from the coding sequence ATGACGAACGCGATTGTCCGGCATGTGGAGGAACATGGCTTCGTTCCGCTGAGCTGGGCCGCCGGAATTGGCGGGTCGGACTATCTCAATCTGGGCGACGCGCTCAGCCCGGCGATGCTGTCGATGCTGACCGGCCTGCCAATCCAGCATGAAGCGATGGCGTCGGACAAGCTGCGCATGGCGTCGGTCGGGTCGATCGGACAGAATTACAAGCGCGGAGAGGTGTGGTTCTGGGGCACCGGTTCCTCCCATTACGCCAATGGCGTCGGCGGGGAGAAAACGCTCTACAGCCGGCCGGCGAACACCGATGTCCATATCTGCTCCACCCGTGGCCCCTTCTCCCGCAAGGTGCTGAACGACGGTGCGCCGGTCGCGCCCGATTCGGCCTTTGGCGATCCGGTCTGGATATTGCCCGATTATTATCCGGGGCCGGTCGAGAAGAAATGGGATCTGGGCGTCCTGATCCATCTGGTCGACCTGGCCGATCGCGATACCGAGGCGCATCCCAAGGATTATGCCCGCTATGTCGTGCCGGACGAGTTCGCCGGGTCGGTCAAACTGCTGAACACGGTCACACCCAGGACGGTCGATGGCCTCAAGCGGCGACTGGATGATATTCTCTCCTGCCGCCGGCTGGTGTCGACCAGCCTGCACGGTATGGTCTTTGCCGAAAGCTATGGCATTCCCTGCCTCTATTTCGGCGTGCGCGGCCCCAATAAGGGGCTGGCCACAATCGATCTGAATGTCGAGGATGACAAGCAGATCGATACCCGCTTCACCGACCTCTACCTTGGCATGGGCAAGCCGCGCCTGCCCATCTATGTGCAGAATCGCAAGCTGCCGACCGACTGGGCCGATGTGATGCGCGCGGTGGACAAGGGCTGGGAGCCGGTGTCCTTCGATCCCCGGCCGATGATCGATGCCTGCCCCCTGCCCGTCAATCCGATCAGCGCGCCGGATGGCGGCACGATCTTTGACCATCCGTTGATCCGCAACATGCCGCTTCTGGGCGGGGAACGGACGGCGCTCTGA
- a CDS encoding bifunctional riboflavin kinase/FAD synthetase gives MERLSSSAPIPAHLRGSVMALGNFDGFHGGHQAVVGRAIALARAQGRPAIVATFDPHPMRLFQPDTAPFRLTTLDQRQALFARAGADAMLVFDFSHALAALDPADYVRLLIDQLGVAAVVTGEDFTFGKGRSGTVASFGDLGLPAEAIAPVRDGQGVISSSRIRDALKAGDCATATQLLTRPFAIAGVVQHGDKLGRTIGFPTANVDMGHYLRPAYGIYAVRGILPDGRVLDGAANLGIRPSFDPPKELLEPHFFDFAESLYDQRIEVQLIRYLHGERKYDGLDALMAGIARDCDEARQILAGTPHVA, from the coding sequence ATGGAGCGGCTTTCTAGCAGCGCCCCGATCCCTGCGCATTTGCGTGGGAGCGTCATGGCGCTCGGCAATTTCGACGGCTTTCACGGCGGCCATCAGGCGGTGGTCGGCCGCGCCATCGCGCTGGCCCGCGCGCAGGGGCGTCCGGCGATCGTCGCGACCTTCGATCCGCATCCGATGCGGCTGTTCCAGCCCGATACCGCGCCCTTCCGCCTCACCACGCTGGACCAGCGGCAGGCGCTGTTCGCGCGCGCCGGGGCCGACGCGATGCTGGTGTTCGATTTCAGCCATGCGCTGGCCGCGCTCGATCCGGCCGATTATGTCCGGCTGCTGATCGATCAACTGGGTGTCGCCGCCGTCGTGACGGGTGAAGATTTCACCTTCGGCAAGGGGCGCAGTGGCACCGTCGCCAGCTTTGGCGACCTTGGTCTGCCGGCGGAAGCGATCGCGCCGGTCAGGGATGGGCAGGGGGTGATCTCCTCCAGCCGCATTCGCGACGCGCTCAAGGCGGGCGACTGCGCCACCGCGACCCAGCTGCTCACCCGGCCTTTCGCAATTGCGGGCGTGGTCCAGCATGGCGACAAGCTGGGCCGCACCATCGGTTTCCCGACCGCCAATGTCGATATGGGCCATTATCTGCGCCCCGCCTATGGCATCTATGCCGTGCGGGGCATCTTGCCCGACGGCCGGGTGCTGGACGGCGCGGCGAATCTGGGCATCCGCCCCAGTTTCGACCCGCCCAAGGAATTGCTGGAGCCGCATTTCTTCGATTTCGCCGAGAGCCTCTATGACCAGCGGATCGAGGTGCAGTTGATCCGCTACCTCCATGGCGAGCGGAAATATGACGGCCTCGACGCGCTGATGGCGGGGATTGCGCGCGACTGTGACGAAGCGCGGCAAATCCTTGCGGGAACGCCTCACGTCGCTTAA
- a CDS encoding DUF3035 domain-containing protein encodes MKRNLILAAGLVATLSACGGGGGLFNRARPDEFAVSRQAPLVVPPDFALVPPAPGTPAAATVDSRGEALQAMFGPAAARSASENATLNAAGRANAAAGIRSSAGDPDTQVVDKGATTRDIIAAPEGDGQDARAATPQ; translated from the coding sequence GTGAAGCGTAACCTGATCCTCGCCGCTGGCCTTGTCGCAACCCTGTCCGCCTGCGGCGGCGGTGGCGGGCTGTTCAACCGCGCGCGCCCCGATGAATTCGCCGTCTCGCGTCAGGCGCCGCTGGTGGTGCCGCCCGACTTCGCGCTGGTGCCGCCCGCGCCCGGCACCCCGGCCGCCGCGACGGTCGATTCGCGCGGCGAAGCGCTTCAGGCGATGTTCGGCCCCGCCGCCGCGCGCAGCGCCAGCGAGAATGCGACGCTGAACGCCGCCGGCCGTGCCAACGCCGCTGCCGGCATCCGGTCGTCGGCCGGTGATCCCGATACCCAGGTGGTCGACAAGGGCGCGACCACCCGCGACATCATCGCCGCACCCGAAGGCGATGGTCAGGACGCCCGCGCCGCCACCCCGCAATAA
- a CDS encoding Fur family transcriptional regulator → MADHDHHHHQEPTGAKLADAARATLEAQNEQWTPMRAAIFDALAAEEKPASAYDIADNVSKARGKRVAPNSVYRILDLFVANNIAMRVESANAYIANAHPGCHHDCIFLVCDLCGQVTHIDNDPITSSLRTAAEAAGFTPRRAVIEMRGTCNAH, encoded by the coding sequence ATGGCCGACCACGATCACCATCATCATCAGGAACCGACCGGCGCGAAGCTGGCTGACGCCGCGCGGGCCACGCTGGAAGCGCAGAATGAACAATGGACGCCGATGCGCGCCGCCATTTTCGATGCGCTGGCGGCGGAGGAAAAGCCCGCCTCCGCATACGACATCGCCGATAATGTGTCGAAGGCGCGCGGCAAGCGGGTGGCGCCCAACAGCGTCTATCGCATCCTCGACCTGTTCGTGGCGAACAATATCGCGATGCGGGTGGAAAGCGCCAACGCCTATATCGCCAACGCCCATCCCGGCTGCCATCATGACTGCATATTCCTGGTCTGCGACCTTTGCGGACAGGTGACGCATATCGACAATGATCCGATCACCTCTTCGCTGCGCACGGCGGCGGAGGCGGCGGGCTTCACCCCCCGGCGCGCGGTGATCGAGATGCGTGGCACCTGCAACGCGCACTGA
- the lspA gene encoding signal peptidase II, giving the protein MPNPANHRPLGLTVAIVTLALDQLIKYSVTYPLALKSRLDEGIEILPIFRLRWLENRGVSMGFFHADTNMARWALVGMTMLIAGFVGVWMWRERARQDVAALGLVLGGAIGNIVDRVRLGYVVDYADLHFGEWRPFLIFNLADAAITFGVLILLARALLLRDKGAKTETLK; this is encoded by the coding sequence ATGCCCAACCCCGCCAATCATCGCCCGCTGGGGCTGACCGTCGCGATCGTCACGCTCGCGCTCGATCAGCTCATCAAATATAGCGTCACCTATCCGCTGGCGCTCAAGAGCCGTCTGGACGAAGGGATTGAAATCCTGCCGATTTTCCGCCTGCGCTGGCTGGAAAATCGCGGCGTTTCGATGGGCTTTTTTCACGCCGACACCAATATGGCGCGCTGGGCGCTGGTCGGCATGACCATGTTGATCGCCGGCTTCGTCGGCGTGTGGATGTGGCGCGAGCGGGCGCGGCAGGATGTGGCGGCGCTCGGACTGGTGCTGGGCGGCGCGATCGGCAATATCGTGGACCGGGTGCGGCTGGGCTATGTCGTTGATTATGCGGACTTGCATTTCGGCGAATGGCGGCCTTTCCTGATTTTCAACCTGGCCGACGCGGCCATCACATTCGGCGTGCTGATCCTGCTTGCACGGGCGCTGCTGCTGCGCGACAAGGGCGCAAAGACGGAGACTTTGAAGTGA
- a CDS encoding SRPBCC family protein → MTDHIIKTIDIAAPVARVWDALTDHEKFGAWFLVALDQPFTVDQTSTGHMTYPGYEHFPWQSRTVTIEPMTRFAFEWPASGGDEAAIRDGVPEWTLVEFRLKPIAGGTRLTVTESGFDKVPEPRRSNVLRSNDGGWAEQVQNIKTYVER, encoded by the coding sequence ATGACCGATCATATCATCAAGACCATCGACATCGCCGCACCCGTCGCCAGAGTGTGGGACGCGCTGACCGATCATGAAAAGTTCGGCGCCTGGTTTCTGGTCGCGCTCGATCAGCCCTTTACCGTGGACCAGACCTCGACCGGACATATGACCTATCCGGGCTATGAGCATTTCCCCTGGCAATCGCGCACCGTGACGATCGAGCCGATGACGCGCTTCGCCTTCGAATGGCCCGCATCGGGCGGGGACGAGGCCGCGATCAGGGACGGCGTGCCGGAATGGACGCTGGTGGAGTTTCGGCTGAAGCCGATCGCCGGCGGCACCAGGCTGACCGTCACCGAAAGCGGATTTGACAAGGTGCCCGAACCCCGCCGGTCGAACGTGCTACGCTCCAATGACGGTGGCTGGGCCGAGCAGGTGCAGAATATCAAAACCTATGTCGAGCGCTGA
- a CDS encoding AAA family ATPase, with protein MTLSVVLHGVESTGKSVLAQRLAAHFGTIWVPEYGRTHAETHGVDMDEADLLLIGRTQAAMIAAALPRADRFLFADTDSLMTAAWAEMMIGHVPAELFGYPRADFYLLMEADVAWVADAVRLYGDDPTRTRFAAISRAVLEQAGVRHIAIGGDWEARFAQAVAAIEALEPPTASQGFDLRRETE; from the coding sequence ATGACGCTGAGCGTGGTCCTGCATGGCGTCGAAAGCACCGGCAAATCGGTGCTGGCGCAGCGGCTTGCCGCGCATTTCGGCACGATCTGGGTACCGGAATATGGCCGTACCCATGCCGAAACCCACGGCGTCGACATGGATGAGGCCGACCTGCTGCTGATCGGCCGGACGCAGGCGGCGATGATCGCGGCGGCGCTGCCCAGGGCCGATCGCTTCCTGTTCGCCGACACCGATTCGCTGATGACCGCCGCTTGGGCGGAGATGATGATCGGCCATGTTCCGGCCGAACTGTTTGGCTATCCCAGGGCCGACTTCTATCTGCTGATGGAGGCCGATGTCGCCTGGGTCGCCGACGCCGTCCGCCTCTATGGCGACGATCCCACACGCACGCGCTTCGCCGCGATCAGCCGGGCGGTGCTGGAACAGGCCGGGGTCCGCCATATTGCCATTGGCGGCGACTGGGAGGCGCGATTCGCGCAGGCGGTGGCCGCGATCGAGGCGCTGGAACCGCCAACAGCGTCGCAAGGGTTCGACTTGCGCCGAGAAACCGAGTAG
- the ileS gene encoding isoleucine--tRNA ligase: MTDAPDYKSTVFLPVTDFPMKAGLAQKEPAIAAKWEAMDLYGKLREKRAGRERFLLHDGPPYANGDIHMGHAMNKVLKDIIVRSQSLLGKDAPYVPGWDCHGLPIEWKIEEEYRKKKLNKDEVPPSEFRAQCRAYADKWVGVQKDQFKRLGVMGDWADPYLTMKFDSEATIVGELLKFAESGQLYRGAKPVMWSPVEKTALAEAEVEYEDVTSTQIDVAFEIVEAPNAPELVGAHAVIWTTTPWTIPVNQALAYGPEVEYVLVEALGGNPSSVDATGSLIMAAEAGDWGGNIFGKKLLIARELLDSVSARFGISRWDTHWTGNGSDLGGAVARHPMHALGGFFAKPRPFLAGDFVTTDAGTGLVHMAPDHGEDDFALCKAHGLNPVFAVEGDGKYREDWLWLGGQGSVINPKFVSKDGPICTDLAQAGGLLAASDDFRHSYPHSWRSKAKIIFRCTPQWFIPMDKPQEGGIADVDGGVMPTPIITGNGPTLREIALDAIQNTRWVPERSTNRIRSMVEGRPDWVISRQRAWGVPIALYVHRKSGDYLVDPAVNARIIEAFKGAGADAWFGADHQALLGPDYDLNDYEVVNDILDVWFDSGSTHSFVVEGRYGEGARADLYIEGSDQHRGWFQSSLLESCGTRGQAPYKAVLTHGFALDGSGKKMSKSLGNVVDPLKIMSESGADILRVWVASTDYFDDVRIGKEVLAGSSDAYRKLRNTFRYMLGALSDYDEETEAVSYAEMPELERYMLHRLAQLDAELRAVVDKSKGSESWLEFSRYTRAIFDFANSDLSAFFFDIRKDCLYCDAKSDPKRRAYRTLLDTLFHALVRYVAPIIPFTAEEVWQSRFPSDEDSVHFLEWPEIDHHWLNSHLNDKWTELRDQREQVNEAIEPFRREKIIRSSLEADVTMGELLPSDGVDFAEVAIVARVTMGVGDGIVVQPSDWHKCGRCWRKLPEVEEDGTLCDRCDEVLAL, encoded by the coding sequence ATGACCGACGCACCAGATTACAAGTCCACCGTGTTCCTGCCCGTCACCGACTTCCCGATGAAGGCCGGCCTTGCCCAGAAGGAGCCGGCCATCGCGGCGAAGTGGGAGGCGATGGACCTTTATGGCAAGCTGCGCGAAAAGCGCGCCGGGCGCGAGCGCTTCCTGCTGCATGACGGCCCGCCCTACGCCAATGGCGATATCCATATGGGCCATGCGATGAACAAGGTGCTGAAGGACATCATCGTCCGTTCGCAATCCTTGCTCGGCAAGGATGCGCCCTATGTTCCGGGTTGGGATTGCCACGGCCTGCCGATCGAATGGAAGATCGAGGAGGAATATCGCAAGAAGAAGCTGAACAAGGACGAGGTTCCGCCTTCCGAATTCCGCGCCCAGTGCCGCGCCTATGCCGACAAATGGGTTGGCGTGCAGAAGGATCAGTTCAAGCGGCTGGGCGTGATGGGCGACTGGGCCGATCCCTATCTGACGATGAAGTTCGATAGCGAAGCTACCATCGTCGGCGAATTGCTGAAATTCGCGGAAAGCGGCCAGCTCTATCGCGGCGCGAAGCCCGTCATGTGGTCCCCGGTCGAAAAGACCGCGCTGGCCGAGGCTGAGGTTGAGTATGAGGATGTGACGTCGACTCAGATCGACGTGGCGTTCGAGATCGTGGAAGCGCCGAACGCGCCGGAACTGGTCGGCGCGCACGCGGTGATCTGGACGACGACGCCCTGGACGATCCCGGTCAATCAGGCTTTGGCTTATGGGCCGGAGGTTGAGTATGTTTTAGTCGAAGCTCTTGGCGGTAATCCGTCGAGTGTCGATGCGACTGGTTCTCTGATTATGGCAGCCGAAGCGGGTGACTGGGGCGGTAATATCTTTGGCAAGAAGTTGCTGATTGCCCGTGAGTTACTCGATTCCGTGTCGGCGCGCTTTGGTATTTCGCGCTGGGATACTCATTGGACCGGCAACGGCTCCGACCTCGGCGGAGCCGTCGCCCGCCACCCGATGCACGCGCTGGGCGGTTTCTTCGCGAAGCCCCGTCCGTTCCTCGCGGGCGATTTCGTCACGACCGATGCGGGCACCGGCCTCGTCCATATGGCCCCCGACCATGGCGAGGACGATTTCGCGCTGTGCAAGGCGCACGGCCTGAACCCCGTTTTCGCGGTCGAGGGCGACGGCAAATATCGCGAGGACTGGCTGTGGCTGGGCGGGCAGGGGTCGGTCATCAACCCCAAATTCGTCAGCAAGGACGGGCCGATCTGCACCGACTTGGCGCAAGCCGGCGGCCTGCTCGCCGCGTCGGACGATTTCAGGCACAGCTATCCGCATAGCTGGCGCTCCAAGGCGAAGATCATCTTCCGCTGCACCCCGCAATGGTTCATCCCCATGGATAAGCCACAGGAAGGCGGCATCGCGGACGTGGATGGCGGCGTGATGCCGACCCCGATCATCACGGGTAATGGCCCGACCCTGCGTGAGATCGCGCTCGACGCGATCCAGAATACCCGCTGGGTGCCGGAGCGCTCGACCAACCGCATCCGCTCGATGGTCGAAGGCCGTCCAGACTGGGTCATCAGCCGCCAGCGCGCCTGGGGTGTGCCGATCGCCCTCTATGTTCATCGCAAGAGTGGCGACTATCTGGTTGATCCAGCGGTCAATGCCCGCATCATCGAAGCGTTCAAGGGGGCGGGCGCGGACGCCTGGTTCGGTGCCGATCATCAGGCGCTGCTCGGCCCGGATTACGACCTTAATGACTATGAGGTCGTGAACGACATTCTCGATGTCTGGTTCGACAGCGGCTCCACCCACAGCTTCGTGGTCGAGGGCCGCTATGGCGAAGGTGCGCGCGCCGACCTTTATATCGAAGGGTCCGACCAGCATCGCGGCTGGTTCCAGTCCTCGCTGCTCGAAAGCTGCGGCACGCGGGGGCAGGCGCCCTACAAGGCGGTGCTGACCCATGGCTTCGCGCTCGACGGGTCGGGCAAGAAAATGTCCAAGAGCCTTGGCAATGTGGTCGATCCGCTCAAGATCATGAGCGAGAGCGGCGCGGACATTTTGCGCGTCTGGGTCGCCAGCACCGACTATTTCGACGATGTGCGCATCGGCAAGGAAGTGCTGGCCGGATCGTCCGATGCATATCGAAAATTGCGCAATACTTTCCGTTACATGCTTGGCGCTCTTTCCGACTATGATGAAGAGACGGAAGCGGTGTCCTACGCGGAGATGCCGGAACTGGAGCGCTATATGCTCCACCGCCTGGCCCAGCTCGACGCGGAACTGCGCGCGGTGGTGGACAAGAGCAAGGGCAGCGAAAGCTGGCTGGAATTTTCCCGCTATACCCGCGCCATTTTCGACTTCGCGAACAGCGACCTGTCGGCCTTCTTCTTCGACATCCGCAAGGACTGCCTCTATTGCGATGCGAAGTCGGACCCGAAGCGCCGCGCCTATCGCACCCTGCTCGACACTTTGTTCCACGCGCTGGTCCGCTATGTCGCGCCGATCATCCCCTTTACCGCTGAGGAAGTATGGCAGAGCCGCTTCCCAAGTGACGAAGATAGCGTCCATTTCCTGGAATGGCCGGAGATCGACCATCATTGGCTGAACAGCCATCTGAACGACAAATGGACCGAACTGCGCGACCAGCGCGAACAGGTCAATGAAGCGATCGAGCCGTTCCGCCGCGAAAAAATCATACGGTCCAGCCTGGAGGCTGACGTTACCATGGGCGAGCTGCTGCCCAGCGACGGCGTCGACTTCGCCGAAGTGGCGATCGTCGCGCGCGTGACCATGGGCGTGGGCGACGGCATTGTGGTGCAGCCGAGCGACTGGCACAAATGCGGTCGCTGCTGGCGCAAGTTGCCGGAAGTGGAGGAGGACGGCACCCTCTGCGACCGCTGCGACGAGGTGTTGGCGTTGTGA